One Pseudorasbora parva isolate DD20220531a chromosome 4, ASM2467924v1, whole genome shotgun sequence genomic region harbors:
- the inab gene encoding internexin neuronal intermediate filament protein, alpha b, whose translation MSYGSDIYSASSYRKIFGDSTRFSASPSRLSSPRSGFKSQSVTRTNIPSSYKRSTRSAYPSLSLESFDFTQSTSLNNEFKIIRTNEKEQMQGLNDRFAMFIEKVRNLEQHNKVLEAELVTLRQRQTEPSRLAELYQQEIRELRSQLDELNAEKNQMMFERDSIEEELQKLHEKFEEEMRMREEAEQTLRAFKKDVDNATMVRLDLEKKVESLLDEINFTRKVHEEEVAELMNMIQAAQVSVEMEVAKPDLTSALKEIRGQYESIASKNLQSAEEWYKSKFADLSDQANKSNEVIRASREELNEFRRQLQSKTIEIESLKGTNESLERQLHEMEERNNAEIMGYQDSIGQLENELRTTKNEMARHLREYQDLLNVKMALDIEIAAYRKLLEGEETRISTGIHYPTPGSVSGYSYQSRMYSSTSVSAKKEGKDDDDKYQQSSKSVKGSSQSDDSKKGDKIDSGDVNSTNQKN comes from the exons ATGAGCTACGGATCCGACATCTACTCTGCCTCTTCCTACCGGAAGATCTTCGGGGACTCCACCCGCTTCTCAGCCTCTCCATCCCGGCTGAGCAGCCCCCGGAGCGGGTTTAAGTCTCAGTCCGTGACCCGAACCAACATCCCAAGCTCCTACAAGCGTTCCACCCGATCTGCATATCCATCTTTGTCTCTGGAAAGCTTCGACTTCACCCAGAGCACATCGCTTAATAATGAGTTCAAAATCATCCGTACCAACGAGAAGGAGCAGATGCAAGGGCTCAATGACCGTTTTGCGATGTTCATTGAGAAAGTTCGCAATTTGGAGCAGCACAACAAAGTGCTGGAAGCCGAACTCGTGACCCTGCGCCAGCGCCAGACAGAACCATCCCGCTTGGCCGAACTCTACCAGCAGGAGATCCGGGAACTGCGGTCCCAACTCGACGAACTCAACGCGGAGAAGAATCAGATGATGTTCGAACGCGACAGCATCGAGGAGGAACTTCAGAAACTCCATGAGAAGTTCGAGGAGGAGATGAGAATGCGCGAGGAAGCTGAGCAAACGCTTAGGGCTTTCAAGAAGGACGTGGACAACGCCACCATGGTGCGTCTAGACCTGGAGAAAAAGGTCGAATCCCTTCTGGACGAGATCAACTTCACGAGAAAGGTGCACGAGGAGGAGGTTGCGGAGCTCATGAACATGATCCAAGCTGCCCAGGTGTCTGTTGAGATGGAAGTGGCTAAACCCGACCTCACGTCCGCTCTCAAGGAGATTCGCGGCCAGTACGAGTCGATCGCGAGTAAGAACTTGCAGTCCGCTGAAGAGTGGTACAAGTCCAAGTTCGCCGATCTTAGCGACCAGGCCAACAAGAGCAACGAGGTCATTCGTGCGAGTCGGGAAGAGCTCAACGAGTTCAGGAGACAGCTGCAGTCCAAGACCATTGAAATCGAGAGTTTAAAGGGAACCAACGAATCGCTGGAAAGGCAGCTTCATGAGATGGAGGAGAGGAACAACGCTGAGATCATGGGTTACCAG GATTCAATTGGGCAGCTGGAGAATGAACTGAGGACCACTAAGAATGAGATGGCCCGTCACCTTAGGGAGTATCAAGACTTGCTGAATGTCAAGATGGCGCTTGACATAGAAATTGCTGCTTACAG GAAACTGTTGGAAGGGGAGGAGACACGTATAAGCACTGGGATCCACTACCCCACCCCCGGCTCGGTGTCCGGCTACAGCTACCAGTCCCGTATGTACAGCAGCACCAGCGTGAGCGCAAAGAAAGAGGGCAAGGATGATGACGACAAATATCAGCAGAGCAGCAAATCCGTCAAAGGCTCCTCCCAGTCTGACGACTCCAAGAAGGGTGACAAGATCGACTCAGGAGATGTGAATTCCACCAACCAGAAAAACTAA